A single window of Pyrus communis chromosome 10, drPyrComm1.1, whole genome shotgun sequence DNA harbors:
- the LOC137746647 gene encoding uncharacterized protein, protein MKMKQIEQGNSLSPPPPPPPLPRFWDKKAVPESVTKQEIARFWCQKRINEEEHLLAAIKAAACIRALNLSEEDYRRFKESLNNDGKDDKDSSSAANDSNKKASDNEIRVGIKDWWTKSKHAYFNQPAIESSVDPPKRMTSTFVPNCFA, encoded by the exons ATGAAGATGAAGCAAATCGAGCAGGGGAATTCACTCTCGCCGCCACCTCCACCACCGCCACTTCCAAGGTTCTGGGATAAGAAGGCTGTTCCGGAGAGCGTGACAAAGCAAGAAATCGCGAGGTTCTGGTGTCAGAAGCGCATTAACGAAGAGGAGCATCTCCTTGCCGCTATCAAGGCCGCAGCATGTATTCGAGCCCTCAATCTCTCG GAGGAAGATTACAGACGTTTCAAGGAGTCCTTGAACAACGATGGCAAAGACGATAAGGACAGCTCTTCTGCTGCCAACGACAGTAACAAGAAGGCGAGTGACAACGAAATTCGTGTTGGAATCAAGGATTG GTGGACGAAAAGCAAGCACGCATACTTCAACCAACCCGCCATAGAGTCCTCCGTGGATCCTCCGAAAAGGATGACTTCCACATTTGTTCCGAATTGTTTCGCTTAG
- the LOC137748930 gene encoding probable prolyl 4-hydroxylase 10 yields MAVKHRHSRLPARKTSTASSTTLVLTLLVMFTFVILILLALGILSVPSGSSGSSPKANDLSSILRQSVERNEENEAGEQWVEAISWEPRAFVYHNFLTKEECEYLIDLAKPTMHKSSVVDSETGKSRDSRVRTSSGTFLARGRDKIIRNIEKKIANFTFLPVEQGEGLQVLHYEVGQKYEPHFDYFQDDFNTKNGGQRIATVLMYLSDVEEGGETVFPAAKGNISSVPWWNELSECGKKGLSVKPKMGDALLFWSMRPDASLDPSSLHGGCPVIKGNKWSSTKWIRVSEYSI; encoded by the exons ATGGCTGTCAAGCATCGGCACTCGCGCCTTCCGGCTCGCAAAACGTCGACGGCCTCGTCCACGACGCTGGTCCTCACCTTGCTGGTGATGTTCACCTTCGTCATCCTCATTCTCCTCGCCCTCGGCATCCTCTCCGTCCCCAGCGGCTCCTCCGGCAGCTCCCCCAAAGCCAACGATCTCAGCTCGATCTTGCGGCAGAGCGTCGAGAG gaatgaagaaaatgagGCAGGGGAGCAGTGGGTCGAAGCCATCTCTTGGGAGCCAAGAGCTTTTGTGTATCACAATTTCTTG ACCAAGGAGGAATGTGAATACCTAATCGATCTTGCCAAACCGACTATGCACAAGTCATCGGTAGTTGATAGTGAAACCGGAAAGAGCAGAGATAGCAG GGTTCGTACGAGCTCTGGAACATTTTTGGCAAGAGGGCGCGATAAAATTATCAGGAACATTGAGAAAAAAATCGCTAATTTCACCTTTTTACCTGTAG AACAGGGGGAGGGGCTTCAGGTTCTCCACTATGAAGTTGGACAGAAGTATGAACCTCACTTTGACTATTTTCAAGATGACTTTAACACCAAGAATGGAGGCCAACGTATAGCTACGGTTCTTATGTACCT CTCAGATGTTGAAGAAGGGGGTGAGACTGTGTTCCCCGCTGCCAAAGGGAATATTAGCTCTGTGCCTTGGTGGAATGAGCTATCTGAATGCGGTAAAAAAGGACTTTCAGTTAAACCTAAGATGGGCGATGCACTGCTTTTCTGGAGCATGAGGCCTGACGCAAGTCTAGATCCTTCAAGTTTACATG GCGGATGCCCTGTGATTAAGGGGAATAAGTGGTCATCTACTAAATGGATCCGTGTCAGCGAGTACTctatttga
- the LOC137748929 gene encoding aconitate hydratase 1-like, translating to MASANPFQKILTALEKPDGGEFGKYYSLPALNDPRIEKLPFSIKILLESAIRNCDEFQVKSNDVEKIIDWENTSPKQVEIPFKPARVLLQDFTGVPAVVDLACMRDAMNNLKGDSNKINPLVPVDLVIDHSVQVDVARSENAVQANMEFEFQRNKERFGFLKWGSNAFHNMLVVPPGSGIVHQVNLEYLGRVVFNTDGLLYPDSVVGTDSHTTMIDGLGVAGWGVGGIEAEATMLGQPMSMVLPGVVGFKLLGKLRDGVTATDLVLTVTQMLRKHGVVGKFVEFYGEGMSELSLADRATIANMSPEYGATMGFFPVDHVTLQYLKLTGRSDDKIALIESYLRANKMFVDYNEPQIERVYSSYLELNLNDVEPCISGPKRPHDRVTLKEMKGDWHACLDNRVGFKGFAVPKESQSKVVEFDFHGTPAQLRHGDVVIAAITSCTNTSNPSVMLGAALVAKKACELGLEVKPWIKTSLAPGSGVVTKYLQKSGLQKYLNQLGFHIVGYGCTTCIGNSGDIDDAVAAAITENDLVAAAVLSGNRNFEGRVHPLTRANYLASPPLVVAYALAGKVDIDFETEPIGVGKDGKKIFFRDIWPSNEEVATVVQSNVLPHMFMATYEAITKGNPMWNQLSVPSGTLYAWDPKSTYIHEPPYFKDMTMSPPGAHGVKNAYCLLNFGDSITTDHISPAGSIHKDSPAAKYLLERGVDRRDFNSYGSRRGNDEIMARGTFANIRLVNKFLKGEVGPKTIHIPTGEKLSVFDAAMRYKGEGHDTIILAGAEYGSGSSRDWAAKGPMLLGVKAVIAKSFERIHRSNLVGMGIIPLCFKTGEDADSLGLTGEERYTINLPSTVSEIRPGQDVTVVTDNGKSFVCTLRFDTEVELAYFDHGGILQYVIRNLIKS from the exons ATGG CGTCGGCGAATCCGTTTCAGAAGATACTGACGGCGCTTGAGAAGCCGGACGGCGGCGAATTCGGCAAATACTACAGCTTGCCGGCTCTCAACGATCCAAGAATCG AGAAGCTGCCATTCTCGATTAAGATCCTTCTTGAATCCGCAATTCGTAACTGTGATGAGTTTCAAGTGAAGAGTAAtgatgttgagaaaattattgattgGGAGAACACTTCTCCCAAGCAGGTTGAGATACCATTCAAACCTGCTAGAGTCCTGCTTCAG GACTTTACTGGAGTACCAGCTGTCGTTGATCTAGCTTGTATGCGTGATGCCATGAACAATCTGAAGGGGGATTCTAACAAGATTAACCCATTG GTCCCAGTAGATCTTGTCATTGATCACTCGGTTCAAGTAGATGTTGCAAGATCAGAAAATGCCGTGCAGGCAAATATGGAATTTGAGTTCCAGCGAAACAAAGAACGgtttggttttctgaaatggggATCAAATGCGTTCCATAACATGCTTGTTGTTCCTCCTGGATCAGGGATTGTTCACCAG GTTAATTTGGAATACCTTGGTCGAGTTGTGTTCAACACGGATGGCTTGCTTTATCCTGATAGTGTTGTCGGGACAGATTCACACACGACTATGATAGATGGATTAGGTGTCGCTGGCTGGGGAGTGGGTGGTATCGAAGCAGAAGCCACTATGCTTGGCCAG CCCATGAGCATGGTCCTGCCTGGTGTTGTTGGGTTTAAATTACTAGGAAAACTGAGAGATGGTGTGACAGCTACTGACTTGGTTCTGACAGTAACTCAAATGCTGAGGAAGCATGGAGTTGTTGGCAAATTTGTGGAGTTCTATG GGGAAGGCATGAGTGAATTGTCACTAGCAGACCGTGCGACTATTGCCAACATGTCTCCCGAGTATGGTGCAACCATGGGCTTCTTCCCTGTGGATCATGTCACCCTGCAATACCTAAAACTCACAGGCAGAAGTGATGACAAG ATCGCTCTGATAGAATCCTATTTACGGGCTAATAAGATGTTTGTCGACTATAATGAG CCCCAGATTGAGAGAGTGTACTCCTCCTATCTTGAGCTAAATCTTAATGATGTGGAACCATGCATATCCGGTCCAAAGAG GCCACACGATCGTGTTActttgaaagaaatgaaaggGGATTGGCATGCATGCCTTGACAATAGAGTTGGATTTAAG GGTTTTGCTGTGCCAAAGGAATCTCAAAGTAAAGTTGTAGAATTCGATTTTCACGGAACTCCAGCACAGCTTAGGCATGGGGATGTTGTTATTGCAGCTATCACCAGTTGCACAAACACCTCAAATCCTAGTGTAATGCTTGGAGCTGCTTTGGTGGCCAAGAAAGCTTGTGAATTAGGATTGGAG GTGAAGCCATGGATTAAGACAAGTCTTGCTCCCGGTTCTGGGGTTGTAACCAAATACTTGCAAAAGAG TGGGTTGCAGAAGTATTTGAATCAGTTAGGGTTTCATATTGTTGGGTATGGATGCACGACATGCATTGGGAATTCAGGAGATATTGATGATGCAGTAGCGGCTGCTATTACAGAAAATG ATCTTGTAGCTGCGGCTGTATTATCTGGAAATAGGAATTTTGAGGGTCGTGTGCATCCCTTAACAAGGGCTAATTATCTTGCTTCTCCTCCCCTTGTTGTTGCCTATGCTCTTGCTGGAAAG GTAGATATTGATTTTGAAACAGAACCAATTGGGGTGGGAAAAGATGGAAAGAAGATATTTTTCAGGGACATCTGGCCATCCAATGAAGAAGTGGCAACG GTTGTGCAATCAAATGTGCTTCCTCATATGTTTATGGCTACATATGAAGCAATCACCAAGGGAAATCCAATGTGGAATCAGTTATCTGTACCATCTGGCACTCTTTATGCCTGGGACCCAAAATCAACATATATACATGAACCGCCATACTTTAAGGATATGACCATGTCTCCTCCGGGTGCTCATGGTGTGAAGAATGCTTACTGCTTGCTCAACTTTGGAGATAGTATTACAACCGACCACATCTCACCAGCTGGTAGCATCCATAAAGACAGCCCAGCAGCTAAATACCTTCTGGAACGTGGTGTTGATAGAAGAGACTTCAACTCTTATGGAAGTCGCCGTGGTAATGACGAGATTATGGCAAGAGGGACTTTTGCTAATATTCGGCTGGTCAATAAGTTTTTGAAAGGAGAAGTTGGTCCCAAAACAATCCACATTCCCACTGGAGAGAAACTGTCTGTGTTTGATGCTGCTATG AGGTACAAAGGCGAAGGACATGATACGATTATTTTGGCTGGTGCTGAGTATGGAAGTGGAAGTTCTCGTGATTGGGCTGCAAAGGGTCCAATGTTATTG GGTGTGAAGGCAGTTATAGCAAAGAGCTTTGAGCGCATTCACCGTAGTAATCTCGTTGGCATGGGCATCATTCCGCTATGTTTCAAGACTGGGGAGGATGCTGACTCTCTTGGTTTAACCGGCGAGGAACGCTATACCATCAATCTTCCCAGCACTGTCAGTGAAATTAGACCTGGTCAGGATGTCACAGTAGTGACAGATAATGGCAAGTCCTTCGTATGTACACTACGTTTCGATACAGAG GTTGAGCTGGCATATTTCGATCACGGAGGCATTTTGCAGTATGTCATCAGGAATCTGATCAAAAGCTAG
- the LOC137748892 gene encoding uncharacterized protein, producing MAYSDSTIYTCTECGANLNLSAANLYPPDFFFEAGNKGTVSFAAVDTTKFRFEKEDKIRPFFETRNYWGIQRTRTKIKCNGCGRLVGHVYDDGPPMTDSPGQFHMGPSQVIPRAARYRFKTKALRVSSGT from the coding sequence ATGGCTTATTCCGATTCGACGATCTACACCTGTACGGAGTGCGGAGCCAACCTGAACCTTTCCGCAGCGAACCTCTACCCTCCGGACTTCTTCTTCGAGGCCGGAAACAAGGGAACGGTGTCGTTTGCGGCGGTCGACACCACCAAGTTCCGGTTCGAGAAGGAGGACAAGATCAGGCCGTTCTTCGAGACCAGAAACTACTGGGGGATCCAACGGACGAGGACGAAGATCAAGTGCAACGGCTGCGGGCGGCTCGTCGGCCACGTCTACGACGATGGGCCCCCCATGACTGACAGTCCCGGCCAGTTTCACATGGGGCCCAGCCAGGTGATCCCTCGAGCTGCTCGGTATAGGTTCAAGACGAAAGCCCTTCGCGTTTCGTCTGGGACTTAG